In Candidatus Binatia bacterium, one genomic interval encodes:
- a CDS encoding DUF362 domain-containing protein, with translation MLKSKVAVLKTQPETVLADYQRLMEMAEVQHHLNASSTTILKDNISWHFPFPGANTTPWQLEGTILGLRNNGYHDLSCVQNKTVVTDAFKGEDLNKYMPIFRRYGIPVLYNFKGEDMKWISYRPKAKMLALDAIYRDYGGIQIPDYFIGKNVVHLPTVKCHIYTTTTGAIKNAFGGLLNTLRHYTHSWIHETIVDLLAIQKEIHSGLFAVMDGTTCGNGPGPRTMFPVIKNVILASADQVAIDAVAAKMMGFDPMSIKYINLAHEAGLGIGKPEEIEIVGEDISRENWHFHVGDNLASRVGDLLWFSPVKRIQNFFFRTPLVHLFIFGSEAYHDYFRWPLKDRRTFESWLTTTPWGGLFQQYAATGAEGAQTKAA, from the coding sequence ATGCTGAAATCGAAAGTCGCGGTCTTGAAAACTCAACCGGAGACGGTTCTGGCCGATTACCAGCGTCTGATGGAAATGGCTGAGGTCCAGCACCATCTGAACGCATCCAGCACCACGATCTTGAAAGACAACATCTCGTGGCACTTTCCCTTCCCCGGCGCCAACACCACACCCTGGCAGCTCGAGGGAACCATCCTTGGCCTGCGCAACAACGGCTACCACGACCTGTCGTGCGTGCAGAACAAGACCGTGGTCACCGACGCGTTCAAGGGCGAAGACCTGAACAAATACATGCCCATCTTCCGGCGCTACGGCATCCCGGTTCTGTACAATTTCAAAGGCGAGGACATGAAGTGGATCTCCTACCGGCCCAAAGCGAAGATGCTCGCGCTGGATGCGATCTACCGCGACTACGGTGGCATCCAGATCCCCGACTACTTCATCGGCAAGAACGTGGTGCACCTGCCGACGGTCAAGTGCCACATCTACACGACAACGACCGGCGCCATAAAGAACGCCTTTGGCGGCTTGCTGAACACGTTACGTCATTACACCCACAGCTGGATCCATGAGACCATCGTCGACCTGCTGGCGATCCAGAAGGAAATTCACTCCGGGCTCTTCGCCGTGATGGACGGCACGACCTGCGGTAACGGTCCGGGTCCACGCACCATGTTTCCGGTGATCAAAAACGTGATCCTCGCCAGTGCCGATCAAGTGGCCATCGACGCCGTCGCCGCGAAGATGATGGGGTTCGACCCGATGAGCATCAAATACATCAACCTGGCACATGAGGCCGGGCTCGGGATCGGCAAGCCGGAGGAGATCGAAATTGTCGGCGAAGACATCTCGCGGGAGAATTGGCACTTCCATGTCGGCGACAATCTCGCCAGCCGCGTCGGCGACCTCCTCTGGTTCAGCCCGGTCAAGCGCATCCAGAACTTCTTCTTCCGCACGCCACTGGTACACCTGTTCATTTTCGGCTCCGAGGCCTACCACGACTACTTCCGCTGGCCGCTGAAGGACCGCCGCACCTTCGAGAGCTGGCTCACCACCACACCGTGGGGGGGGCTGTTCCAACAGTACGCTGCGACCGGTGCGGAAGGCGCGCAAACGAAAGCGGCGTAG
- a CDS encoding PAS domain S-box protein encodes MRDVNRPERRNERRNPERTNALPQSPRPRQQIRLTDRKLAKEQLRTLAQQQAALADLGRQALTATDRTTLFDHAVSLVAETLAVEYCKVLELLPDGSALHLQAGAGWRNGFVGAATVSAGTESQAGYTLLSDEPVVVEDLRTETRFSVPPLLRDHGIVSGLSVVIRGQKRPFGVLGAHTARQRIFTADDIAFVQSVADLLGQAIQRKQGEEALRESEAHLGSIIDSAMDAIITVDADQRIVLFNPAAEQIFRCPAAQAIGQTLDRFIPERFRAAHRKRIRAFDQTMATKEMRGARGCASGLRADGDEFPMEASISRVEIAGRQLRTVILRDITEGQRAEAALRDSEQHFRSLIEKALDLVAILDADGTYRYASPSHVQTSGFTPDELVGRNAFDFVHQDDLPELSRKFAEATQDRLTAVTVPFRFRHKDGSWRTVEAVVRNFSDDSAVAGLLVNARDITERKRAEEALRESEERYRRLAENAHDLIAEVSFEGPLLYVSPNHKEVLGYDPSELVGRSGFELMHPDDLAHTTALFATRSAKAMFRFRHKNGEWRWFEGAGKAFRTASGEHRAVIISRDVTERMQSEEEIRRLNAQLERRVLERTAQLEAANNELGAFSYSVSHDLQAPLRHINGFTKLLLGGYADKLDERGKHYLDRVCSATEHMGQLISDLLSLSQVVRADMQWQPVNLSALAQTVAEESQKTQPERQVEFVITAGLVVRGDARLLRVALDNLLGNAWKYTSKHPRARIEFGFMQVNGQPAYFVRDDGAGFDMAYAGKLFGAFQRLHRSDEFEGSGIGLATVQRIIHRHGGRIWAEGAVEQGATFYFTLAPSSSNE; translated from the coding sequence ATGAGAGACGTCAATCGCCCGGAGCGTAGGAACGAACGCCGCAACCCAGAACGTACGAACGCACTCCCACAGTCGCCGCGACCCCGCCAACAAATCCGCCTGACCGACCGTAAGCTGGCCAAGGAGCAGCTCCGAACTCTGGCGCAGCAGCAGGCCGCGCTTGCGGACCTTGGACGGCAGGCGCTGACCGCCACCGATCGGACCACCCTATTCGACCATGCGGTCAGCTTGGTCGCCGAGACGCTCGCGGTCGAGTACTGCAAGGTCCTGGAGCTGCTGCCGGATGGCAGCGCATTGCACTTGCAGGCCGGGGCTGGCTGGCGGAACGGGTTCGTGGGCGCGGCGACGGTGAGCGCCGGTACTGAGTCTCAGGCTGGCTACACGCTCCTCTCCGATGAACCGGTGGTGGTCGAAGATCTGCGCACGGAGACGCGATTCAGTGTACCGCCGCTGCTCCGCGACCACGGAATCGTGAGCGGCCTGAGCGTGGTCATCCGCGGTCAGAAACGCCCGTTCGGTGTGCTGGGTGCACATACAGCAAGGCAACGGATATTCACGGCGGACGACATTGCCTTCGTGCAGTCAGTTGCGGATCTGCTGGGTCAGGCGATCCAGCGCAAGCAGGGAGAGGAGGCGCTGCGGGAAAGCGAGGCACACCTCGGCAGCATCATCGACTCGGCGATGGATGCGATCATAACCGTCGACGCCGATCAGCGCATCGTGCTTTTCAACCCGGCTGCCGAGCAGATATTTCGTTGCCCTGCCGCACAAGCGATCGGGCAGACGCTCGATCGCTTCATCCCGGAACGTTTTCGCGCCGCGCATCGGAAGCGGATCCGGGCCTTCGATCAAACAATGGCTACCAAGGAAATGAGGGGTGCGCGGGGCTGCGCCAGTGGCCTCCGTGCCGACGGTGATGAGTTCCCGATGGAGGCCTCGATCTCCCGCGTAGAAATCGCGGGCCGGCAGCTGCGCACCGTCATCCTGCGCGACATCACCGAGGGCCAGCGGGCGGAGGCGGCACTGCGCGACAGCGAGCAGCATTTCCGCTCGCTGATCGAGAAGGCGTTGGACCTCGTTGCGATTCTGGACGCCGACGGAACCTACCGCTACGCCAGCCCGTCCCACGTGCAGACATCGGGATTCACACCCGACGAACTCGTGGGCCGGAACGCGTTTGATTTCGTTCACCAAGACGATCTGCCAGAACTGTCCCGCAAGTTTGCCGAAGCGACACAGGATCGCCTTACGGCAGTAACTGTGCCATTTCGATTTCGGCACAAAGACGGCTCGTGGCGTACGGTGGAAGCGGTCGTCAGAAACTTCTCGGATGACTCGGCGGTGGCGGGGCTGCTCGTCAACGCCCGCGATATCACCGAGCGCAAGCGAGCCGAGGAAGCGTTACGCGAAAGTGAGGAACGATATCGTCGGCTGGCGGAAAACGCACACGACCTGATCGCCGAAGTGAGCTTTGAGGGCCCACTCTTGTATGTCAGCCCCAATCACAAGGAAGTGTTGGGCTACGATCCGAGCGAGCTGGTCGGCAGAAGCGGTTTTGAATTGATGCATCCCGATGATCTCGCCCATACCACAGCGCTGTTTGCCACACGGTCGGCCAAGGCGATGTTTCGCTTTCGGCACAAGAACGGAGAGTGGCGCTGGTTCGAGGGCGCGGGCAAGGCATTTCGGACGGCGAGCGGCGAGCACCGTGCAGTGATCATCTCCAGAGACGTCACCGAACGCATGCAATCGGAGGAAGAGATTCGCCGCCTGAACGCGCAACTCGAGCGGCGCGTCCTTGAGCGCACCGCCCAACTCGAAGCGGCGAACAACGAACTGGGAGCCTTCAGTTATTCCGTGTCGCACGATCTGCAGGCACCGCTACGACACATCAACGGGTTCACCAAGCTCTTGTTGGGGGGCTATGCGGACAAGCTCGATGAGCGAGGGAAGCACTACCTCGATCGCGTGTGTAGCGCCACTGAGCACATGGGGCAGCTCATCAGCGATCTGCTCAGCCTCTCACAGGTGGTACGCGCTGACATGCAGTGGCAGCCGGTCAACCTGAGCGCCCTCGCACAAACCGTCGCCGAGGAGTCGCAGAAGACGCAACCGGAGCGGCAGGTCGAATTCGTCATCACGGCGGGGCTGGTGGTGCGCGGCGATGCGCGCTTGTTACGGGTGGCGCTGGACAACCTGCTCGGCAACGCGTGGAAGTATACCAGCAAGCATCCGCGAGCGCGGATTGAATTCGGCTTCATGCAAGTCAACGGGCAGCCGGCCTATTTTGTGCGCGATGATGGTGCTGGCTTCGACATGGCGTACGCTGGCAAACTCTTCGGAGCCTTTCAGCGCCTGCACAGGTCCGATGAGTTCGAGGGCAGCGGCATCGGCCTGGCAACCGTGCAGCGCATCATTCATCGTCACGGCGGCCGCATCTGGGCCGAAGGCGCCGTCGAGCAGGGCGCGACGTTCTATTTCACGCTCGCGCCATCCAGCAGCAACGAGTGA
- a CDS encoding metal ABC transporter ATP-binding protein: protein MSQALIEFDQVTLGYGHHVILRDVNLTVAPGDFLGIVGPNGAGKTTLLKALLGTLRPLSGRLTINTPTGTFGYVPQREAVDETFPLTVREMIMMGRFARIGLLRGPSPADQSVVGAAAAHVGIEDLFDRRYRTLSGGQKQRTLIGRALAAEPSVLVLDEPTNGMDLPAEKAMMDLVRHLHVQDKLTVIMVSHLLNVVASYVRRLAIVGDGKVEVGPVESMLTAEKLSALYRTRVVVDRIDGRVVVLPGADA from the coding sequence ATGAGCCAAGCACTCATCGAGTTCGATCAGGTCACGCTCGGTTACGGTCATCACGTTATCCTGCGCGACGTGAACCTTACGGTGGCACCGGGAGACTTCCTCGGCATCGTCGGCCCCAATGGCGCCGGAAAGACCACGTTGTTGAAGGCATTGCTCGGTACCCTGCGGCCACTGAGCGGCCGGCTGACGATCAACACGCCAACTGGAACGTTCGGGTATGTACCGCAACGGGAAGCGGTGGACGAGACCTTCCCGCTGACCGTGCGCGAGATGATCATGATGGGACGCTTTGCGCGTATCGGCCTCTTGCGTGGGCCGAGCCCGGCGGACCAGAGCGTTGTCGGTGCCGCGGCGGCGCACGTCGGCATCGAGGACCTTTTCGACCGCCGCTACCGTACCCTCTCGGGCGGGCAGAAACAGCGCACGTTGATCGGGCGCGCCCTGGCGGCGGAACCGAGCGTGTTGGTGCTGGATGAGCCGACGAACGGCATGGACCTGCCGGCGGAAAAGGCCATGATGGACCTCGTCCGCCACTTGCACGTGCAGGACAAGCTCACCGTGATCATGGTCAGTCACTTGCTGAACGTGGTCGCCTCGTACGTGCGGCGCCTGGCGATCGTGGGCGATGGCAAGGTGGAGGTGGGACCCGTCGAGAGCATGCTGACGGCGGAGAAGCTGAGCGCGCTCTACCGCACCCGCGTCGTCGTCGACCGCATCGATGGCCGTGTGGTTGTGCTGCCGGGAGCGGACGCATGA
- a CDS encoding metal ABC transporter substrate-binding protein — MARPNRSAAKLYVVTTTPDLAAVVRDVGGDKVEVEALALGTQDPHFVDAKPSFILKLNRADLYVKRGLELEIGWAPVLENGARNANILTGGRGFVDASAGIAPLEIPSGVVSRALGDVHPYGNPHYQLDPANAKIIARNIVVGLSRVDVGDQAYFEQRLADFERRIDEKLAQWLQLMKPYQGAKIVTYHKSWDYFAQRFGLDVIGTMEPKPGVPPSPAHLAQLIQLMQAQHCKLVIKEPFYPENLTRVVAEKTGARVLTLPESPGGAPGTDDYFSFMDYDVKQVAAALAAANG; from the coding sequence ATGGCGCGGCCGAACCGTTCTGCCGCCAAGCTCTACGTCGTCACCACCACCCCCGATCTTGCCGCCGTCGTCCGCGACGTGGGTGGCGATAAAGTCGAAGTCGAAGCCCTGGCGCTGGGCACGCAGGATCCGCATTTCGTCGACGCGAAGCCGAGCTTCATTCTGAAGCTCAATCGCGCCGACCTCTACGTCAAGCGCGGATTGGAACTCGAAATCGGTTGGGCGCCGGTTCTGGAAAACGGCGCGCGTAACGCCAACATTCTGACGGGAGGCCGCGGCTTCGTCGACGCCTCGGCCGGCATCGCTCCATTGGAGATCCCCAGCGGTGTGGTCAGCCGCGCTCTCGGTGATGTGCACCCCTACGGCAATCCGCATTACCAACTCGATCCTGCCAATGCCAAGATCATCGCCCGCAACATTGTCGTCGGCTTGTCGCGTGTGGACGTCGGCGATCAAGCCTACTTCGAGCAGCGGCTGGCGGACTTCGAGCGGCGCATCGACGAGAAGCTGGCGCAGTGGCTGCAGCTGATGAAGCCGTATCAGGGTGCAAAAATCGTCACCTATCACAAGAGCTGGGACTACTTCGCTCAACGCTTCGGCCTCGACGTCATCGGCACCATGGAGCCAAAGCCGGGGGTGCCGCCGTCACCGGCGCACTTGGCGCAGCTGATCCAGTTGATGCAGGCGCAGCACTGCAAGCTGGTCATCAAGGAGCCGTTTTACCCTGAGAACCTCACGCGCGTGGTGGCTGAGAAAACCGGCGCCAGGGTGCTGACCCTGCCGGAGTCACCGGGCGGCGCTCCGGGTACGGACGATTACTTTTCGTTCATGGACTACGACGTCAAACAAGTTGCGGCTGCATTGGCGGCGGCGAATGGCTGA
- a CDS encoding metal ABC transporter permease, whose translation MIEMFGQSFIRYAVFASVLAGGISAYLGVYVLLRRIVFVGIALAQIATLGVAVGHLLGLHQAEAAFGMSLVGVTFFAFQRDRGRIPRESAIGVAYAAASALTILCVSRNPLGEMDVLSLIFGNVLGVTEAQLYMLGALAAVVVALHVLFHKELLFTAFDPDMAETMGYRVQWWEFFFYLVLGVVFSLSVSVAGVLVIFSYLVIPATAALVLDVGMNASFVVAVLVAVVAGAGGVFLSYQYDLPTGPTIVATLSLLLLLCWLFKALTRLRAVEA comes from the coding sequence ATGATTGAGATGTTCGGGCAGAGCTTCATCCGCTATGCGGTGTTTGCCAGCGTGCTCGCCGGCGGCATCTCGGCGTACCTCGGCGTGTACGTCCTCCTGCGCCGCATCGTCTTCGTCGGCATCGCGCTGGCCCAGATCGCGACGCTCGGTGTGGCCGTCGGCCATCTGCTCGGCCTGCATCAGGCCGAGGCGGCGTTCGGCATGAGTCTCGTCGGCGTCACCTTCTTCGCCTTCCAGCGCGACCGTGGCCGCATTCCGCGGGAGAGTGCCATCGGCGTGGCCTATGCCGCTGCCTCGGCGCTCACTATTCTGTGCGTCTCCAGGAATCCGCTCGGTGAGATGGACGTGCTCAGCCTCATTTTCGGCAACGTCCTCGGCGTCACCGAAGCGCAGCTGTACATGTTGGGGGCACTGGCGGCTGTGGTAGTGGCGCTGCACGTTCTCTTCCACAAGGAGCTGCTGTTCACGGCGTTCGATCCGGACATGGCGGAGACCATGGGCTACCGTGTGCAGTGGTGGGAGTTCTTCTTCTACCTCGTCCTCGGCGTCGTCTTTTCCCTGAGCGTCAGCGTCGCGGGCGTGCTGGTGATCTTCTCGTACCTGGTCATTCCGGCCACGGCGGCGCTGGTCCTGGACGTGGGCATGAACGCGTCGTTTGTGGTGGCGGTGCTGGTTGCGGTGGTCGCCGGAGCCGGCGGGGTGTTCCTGTCCTACCAGTATGACCTGCCGACCGGCCCGACCATCGTGGCAACGCTGTCGCTTCTTCTCCTGCTGTGCTGGCTGTTCAAGGCGCTGACGCGCCTGCGAGCGGTGGAGGCGTAG